In a single window of the Littorina saxatilis isolate snail1 linkage group LG5, US_GU_Lsax_2.0, whole genome shotgun sequence genome:
- the LOC138965852 gene encoding putative ferric-chelate reductase 1, whose product MGTTSVIKLLLPLLLCVIQAPRVSPHSSGAPAFVCSSMIPGHGESTTTYTDPFVVTVSSSTYSPLQLITVSIEPMMDVQIRGFIIEARPADSRNTDTRIGSFVAGADSKVICDSGAITHSYSTDRFSVTVSWRAPAIPQGDVVFRATVVRRYRDFYTELYSNALSFQMPTTTIPTTTTTVTTPTPEPTTTTTTTTSTTTTPTTTILTTTTPTTTTINIPPVTEDYPTTTTAVTTPTAPTTTTINIPPVSEDYPTTTSSRGVTSSNVTEAGNKVNTTAGNSNLSVGDNSKGVNLSFDVLLLTWMIVLFPLMKLVPF is encoded by the exons ATGGGTACAACTTCGGTGATAAAACTGCTGCTTCCACTGCTCCTATGCGTGATCCAAGCCCCCAGGGTCAGTCCCCACTCATCGGGGGCCCCTGCCTTCGTGTGCAGCAGCATGATCCCAGGCCATGGCGAATCGACCACCACCTACACTGACCCTTTCGTCGTCACTGTCAGCTCTAGCACGTACAGCCCGCTGCAGCTTATCACAG TATCAATCGAGCCAATGATGGATGTCCAGATCCGTGGCTTCATAATCGAGGCGCGTCCTGCCGACAGCCGGAATACGGATACCAGAATCGGTTCCTTCGTTGCGGGCGCCGATAGTAAGGTCATTTGTGAT AGCGGCGCGATAACACACAGCTACTCCACAGACCGGTTCAGTGTCACCGTGTCTTGGCGAGCTCCCGCGATTCCCCAGGGTGACGTTGTCTTCAG GGCGACCGTCGTTCGCAGGTACAGAGATTTCTATACAGAGCTCTACTCGAACGCTCTCTCCTTTCAAATGCCGACCACCACCATCCCCACTACAACGACAACCgttaccacccccaccccagaacctactactaccaccaccacaaccacctcCACCACGACAACACCCACTACAACAATACTGACCACAACAACACCGACAACGACAACTATTAATATCCCACCAGTCACAGAAGACTACCCTACAACGACGACTGCCGTAACAACACCAACAGCACCGACAACCACAACCATAAACATCCCACCTGTGTCAGAAGACTACCCTACTACGACTTCGAGCAGAGGCG TAACGTCATCTAACGTCACGGAAGCGGGGAACAAAGTCAACACTACGGCTGGCAATTCTAATCTC TCGGTCGGAGACAACAGCAAGGGAGTAAACTTGAGCTTCGACGTTTTGCTGCTGACTTggatgattgtgttgtttccCTTGATGAAATTggttcctttttaa
- the LOC138966668 gene encoding PCNA-interacting partner-like has protein sequence MNAVFVSLHGTKTDGPGCKTMQVSEKEDQSLLQLALQLGRRHGLVKDRATLLSPSDFLQVVQLCLMQAQKKIGKDSKTDVLSNGTVLAVAQALCVHKLQTAIGDVQDLLQKASIKTTPAKPLKMDNTDKTPLKLRLFGLDGENECDTDILSAQILPLYGEFLASSNHIDAVDVLRVFLLELLTPDSELCAELASMRTDITGSPLDPLQELITEKLMELSQKNKEESSESQADPACKTDVVQIIKSFSVSAQEQLTENVEDRSAEDDQSEADLSKELVQELFRSYLNLLLNTRSELAFAHIFNTPDRELTHHAFTHLKHQAKKKKMSLYQTAMSVILKLRLGGHGYAPDPNDKLLEHVKGLGLLTDHMSKLQQVLEDTECVRSSVLRVVNVIKKNLITCKSQRFKQEAVDTVASGIQKDLEHVLADLELNNTLISPDKPACQGGSLTSRRPRRVLLHYLDRCAVTQWGASHSAHHVWLNDVPFGPHTPSRFPCVLTHFRSPAVGCPLTSSNNRLQEIQLKQKKRKLTVGTNLMPDSSDRPLLDRCSERLCDTVIVLPSKTIVHPAESRASLQSKNSDHISAKENLEQTSSPAMKKGRRDANPLASPLAAPLRLGVHNSGQKDKGSKQPSSSQRNKPASKPGKKCRRRLIPPIQGQKSITSFFRV, from the exons ATGAACGCAGTATTCGTTTCGCTGCATGGAACAAAAACTGATGGCCCCGGCTGCAAAACTATGCAGGTCTCAGAGAAGGAAGATCAGAGTTTACTGCAGTTGGCACTGCAACTAGGTCGAAGACACGGCCTTGTGAAAGACCGAGCAACACTTCTTTCTCCGTCAGATTTCTTGCAGGTCGTGCAGCTTTGTTTGATGCAGGCACAAAAAAAG ATTGGAAAAGACAGCAAAACAGACGTTCTTAGCAATGGCACAGTGTTGGCTGTGGCCCAAGCATTGTGTGTACACAAGCTACAGACAGCCATTGGAGATGTACAGGATCTGCTGCAGAAGGCCTCGATCAAAACAACACCGGCAAAACCCTTGAAGATGGATAACACAGACAAAACTCCACTAAAGCTAAGACTGTTCGGGCTTGATGGTGAAAATGAATGCGACACTGACATTTTAAGCGCGCAGATACTTCCTTTGTACGGTGAATTTCTTGCCAGCAGCAACCACATCGATGCAGTTGATGTTCTGAGGGTATTCCTACTGGAGCTACTGACACCCGATTCTGAACTGTGTGCTGAGTTGGCTTCCATGAGGACAGATATTACTGGGTCTCCTCTGGACCCATTGCAG GAATTGATAACAGAAAAACTGATGGAGCTCAGCCAGAAAAATAAGGAGGAGAGCTCTGAGTCTCAGGCAGATCCAGCTTGTAAGACAGATGTCGTACAGATCATCAAGTCCTTCAGCGTGTCTGCGCAAGAGCAGCTTACTGAAAATGTGGAGGACAGATCAGCAGAAGATGACCAAAGTGAAGCAGACTTGTCAAAA gAGCTAGTGCAGGAGCTATTTCGCTCTTACCTCAACCTGTTGTTGAACACTCGCAGCGAGCTGGCCTTTGCTCACATCTTCAACACGCCAGACAGAGAGCTTACTCACCACGCCTTTACTCACCTCAAGCATCaggccaagaagaagaaaatgtctCTTTATCAG ACTGCCATGTCAGTGATACTGAAGTTGCGATTGGGTGGGCATGGCTATGCACCTGACCCTAACGACAAACTCTTAGAGCATGTGAAAGGACTTGGTTTGCTGACAGACCACATGAGTAAACTGCAGCAGGTACTGGAGGATACAGAGTGTGTCAG GTCCAGTGTGCTTCGTGTAGTGAATGTGATCAAGAAGAACCTCATCACCTGTAAGAGTCAGCGTTTTAAACAAGAAGCTGTGGATACGGTTGCGTCAGGAATTCAAAAAGATCTGGAACATGTTTTGGCAGATCTCGAGCTAAACAACACTTTGATCAGCCCTGACAAG CCTGCTTGTCAAGGCGGCAGCTTGACCAGTCGTCGGCCTCGCCGGGTCCTGCTACACTACCTGGACAGGTGTGCGGTCACTCAGTGGGGGGCAAGCCACTCTGCTCACCACGTCTGGCTGAATGATGTCCCCTTTGGACCTCACACCCCTTCTCGCTTCCCCTGCGTTCTGACTCACTTCAG GTCTCCTGCTGTAGGATGCCCATTAACAAGTTCTAACAACAGACTGCAGGAAATACAACTGAAGCAAAAGAAAAGGAAACTGACTGTG GGTACAAACCTGATGCCAGACAGCAGTGACCGGCCCTTGTTGGACAGGTGCTCTGAACGTCTTTGCGATACAGTCATAGTTCTCCCAAG CAAGACGATCGTACACCCAGCAGAGTCCAGAGCCTCTTTGCAGTCTAAAAACTCTGACCACATCAGCGCCAAAGAAAACCTTGAACAGACGAGCAGTCCAGCCATgaagaaaggaaggagagaTGCGAACCCTTTGGCATCACCGCTGGCAGCACCCCTGCGACTTGGTGTTCACAATAGCGGGCAGAAAGACAAGGGTAGCAAGCAGCCGAGCAGCTCACAACGAAACAAGCCTGCTTCCAAGCCAGGGAAAAAGTGCAGACGGAGACTCATCCCACCTATTCAGGGGCAGAAATCGATTACTAGTTTTTTCAGAGTGTGA